From one Triticum aestivum cultivar Chinese Spring chromosome 4B, IWGSC CS RefSeq v2.1, whole genome shotgun sequence genomic stretch:
- the LOC123090160 gene encoding F-box/FBD/LRR-repeat protein At1g13570-like, translating into MEHNRSRCPLYARLLKIAVEFLRSKDDMQQLFHRAYLPTHYALPDPPVSAAPCLFALPPHDDVDRVSSLPDALLHNIVSRLPAKDAARTAALSRHWRGVWRSGPLVLVDSSLFLATSAVSSVLAAHPGPFRCVHLTSCYMDEFHDLLTGWLQILADKGIQDLVLVNRRWPFGVALPATFLGMTTLTRLYLGPWMFPDTAGLPSATYFRNLRELGLCNVVMESRDLDFVLDRSPVLETLCVEGNMLRLCLRLVSQSLRCVQIIGCFLEEIFVVDAPLLERLIQSEGFTPNGNFTKLKIGHAPKLQLLGYLELDQRHVLEVGNTIMKAGSRVSPSTMVPSVGTLALEVCFGVRNDAKMVPDVLRCFPNIETLHIKSGKTDQSSGKLNLKSWHESGTIECIRSRIKLLVFHDFGGGRGELAFLKFFFESALVLQEVVIVFAAAFSSFEEVESKLESPVSMKRTSETTIVLVAACSDPHGGDIQSFKIGSGFSPADPFANY; encoded by the exons atGGAGCACAACCGGTCCCGGTGTCCGCTTTACGCCCGTCTGCTCAAGATAGCGGTCGAGTTCCTCCGCAGCAAGGACGACATGCAACAACTATTCCACCGCGCCTACCTGCCTACCCACTACGCCCTCCCAGACCCGCCCGTCTCCGCCGCCCCTTGCCTCTTCGCCCTTCCCCCCCACGACGACGTCGACCGcgtcagcagcctccccgacgcgCTTCTTCACAACATCGTCTCCCGCCTCCCGGCAAAGGACGCCGCCCGTACCGCCGCGCTCTCCCGCCACTGGCGCGGGGTCTGGCGCTCCGGCCCGCTCGTCCTCGTCGACTCCAGCCTCTTTCTCGCCACCTCCGCCGTGTCCAGCGTCCTCGCCGCACACCCGGGGCCCTTCCGATGCGTCCACCTCACCAGCTGCTACATGGATGAATTCCATGACCTGCTCACGGGCTGGCTCCAGATCCTCGCTGACAAGGGCATCCAGGATCTCGTCCTCGTAAACCGCCGGTGGCCGTTCGGTGTCGCTCTCCCCGCCACTTTCTTAGGCATGACCACCCTGACCCGCCTCTACCTCGGCCCCTGGATGTTCCCCGACACGGCCGGCCTCCCGAGCGCCACCTATTTCCGTAACCTCCGTGAGCTCGGGCTCTGCAACGTCGTCATGGAGAGCAGGGATTTGGACTTCGTCCTCGACAGGAGCCCCGTGCTCGAGACGCTCTGTGTCGAAGGGAATATGTTGAGGCTTTGCCTCCGCCTTGTCAGCCAAAGCCTCCGGTGCGTGCAGATCATCGGCTGCTTCCTTGAAGAAATCTTCGTGGTGGACGCCCCACTCCTTGAGCGGCTCATCCAGTCCGAAGGTTTTACCCCTAACGGCAACTTCACCAAGCTGAAGATTGGTCATGCCCCCAAGCTGCAATTGTTGGGATACTTGGAGCTGGACCAAAGGCACGTCCTAGAGGTCGGCAACACCATCATGAAG GCTGGGTCAAGGGTGAGTCCGAGCACCATGGTGCCAAGTGTGGGAACCCTGGCTTTGGAGGTGTGTTTCGGAGTCCGCAATGATGCGAAGATGGTTCCCGATGTCCTCAGATGCTTTCCGAATATTGAGACGCTCCACATCAAG TCTGGAAAAACCGATCAATCCTCTGGCAAGCTGAACCTGAAGTCCTGGCACGAGTCTGGAACCATAGAATGCATCCGGTCGCGTATCAAGCTGCTGGTTTTTCATGATTTTGGAGGGGGCcgcggcgagctcgccttcctcaaATTTTTCTTTGAGAGCGCATTGGTGCTGCAGGAGGTGGTGATTGTGTTTGCCGCTGCCTTCAGTTCGTTCGAAGAGGTAGAATCCAAATTGGAGAGTCCGGTGTCCATGAAACGGACTAGTGAAACCACCATAGTGCTGGTCGCTGCGTGTTCTGATCCTCATGGCGGAGACATTCAGAGCTTCAAAATAGGATCTGGTTTTTCTCCTGCCGACCCTTTTGCAAACTACTGA